Below is a window of Xiphophorus maculatus strain JP 163 A chromosome 19, X_maculatus-5.0-male, whole genome shotgun sequence DNA.
GTTTGTTGGAAGTTTCAACATTCATCTAATTAATGTTGTTGTTGCTGAGCACTGCTAGTCAGCAGGCTGAAAGAAATAGTTGATAAATAGTTGTCTCTGCATTTGATAAGtacttcttaaagttaaataatttgaacTTCTTTTCACATAGATGTAATTTGGTGGTATATAGATAATAAAAACGGCTTTGAATTAATTTATACaaatttttctatttatgttgCTATCTAGAGTgttgagggccacataaaaagctatggcggaccggatttggcccccgCGCCttaagtttgacacatgtgaacTAAGTAGTATCAAATTATCAGAGCATAAACGtagaaataaatcacaaaacaagGGCCAGCTGATATTAACCACAGATACAATATAGCTAGAAGTCAAGCtgatcaaaaacataattttttagaatgaatttctaaaataaattagacatattaaacttttaatgtgTGTATTCATctgtaaagaataaaaaaactccaGCTAACCTTAGTGGgtgtttattctttatttttttatactttttttaacaggggaaaaaaggaagagacaaaaagtaaaagtatatATTCTCTATATTAATGTGACGCTTTATTTAcaaactttttatgtaaatagtGTTTCAGTAAAGCAGTGGACTGAGGAGAAAAGTGAACAGGCATaataatctgtgtttttattctttattttttatatactctctttttttttgctggggAATAAAGGAAGAGACCAGAAGtaagaataaaagtaaaaaagaaaccacaaaaaagaGAGCTTACATATCCACAGttacaataaaaatagaaatcaacTGCATTTCGTAAAAAATAGAcgtgtgttaatttttttttttacatatttatgacTTGGACGATAATATCACTGTAAATATGGGCAGAGATGATAGTTTATGAACTGCTTTAATTATATTGTTGTTATCcaaactttttatgtaaatactgTTGCTGTAAAGCAGTGAGGGCCCCGTCTGCTCTCATTGTAGTAGACGGGGTCATGCAGGGAGCCTGCGAGGTTCCACCTCCTTGTGGAGGATTGTTAGTGTGCATATCAGTCTCAGTGTGGACTCACACAGACACTCCCCGCCCCAGAACATAGTGGATTATATAATGTCCTCACTACGTGCATGTTGAAGGGTACAGCATGGTGGTTAGCTGTTGCAGCGGCGACACAGATCAGAGAAAATCCTGTCTAGACTATCCCCTAATGCTCATTTTCAGTGTGGTTTATAATAATCCTctgtttttcaaacatattttatcttaaaataagtaaacataCTCTTCAATTCAATGCAAATTAACTTCTTTACCGTCACAAATACCTCCAAAAGAGTCATGAAATTATTAGAGGctttataaaacacaaataatatcACATAATGCTTCTTTCTACATTTAAATATGTGGTTTACgggtgaaacaggaagtgtgtgAAGTACAGGATGTACTCAGACGGACACAGGAGTCAGAGGTGCTTAAGACCTCGGACAGCTCGGAGGGGCGGGGACTGTGAGAGCCCGCAGCGTCACGTGATCCCGCGGCCCTCCCTCATAAACATCACAGACGCCTCAGCTCCAGAGCGTCACGCTCCTCTGCACGGGAGACCGTGGCGGCTGCTCGGCTCGGTTTGGTttttttagggatttttttttaagtgtcacCAGCTAAGAAATATGTTTCATTCACGTCGGATCAGTTGTTGAAAATATGGCCGAGAGCGTCGGGTATAGTTTAGGAGCGCCTAATTTGTTGACTAGGAAGTACCGGTTGTTCTGATCTGGACGACGCGAACacgaagtaaaaagaaaaacaacagttactttgactaaaaataataataataaagaaattagaCAGGGTCGGCTTGTTTTAGCTGTCATTCGAGGAGTGTTTGTCTCAGTAGACGGTTAATACTCGTGAAATGGACCGAGGAGGCTGTCAGATGAGCGGCggaggaggcggcggcggcggcaacGGCGCCATCGACCAACACGGGATGATCACCCTGGAGGACCTGGAGTCCTTCTCCGAGGAGCAGCTGTCAGATTCGGGCAACGGCAGCTtggaagaggagggagaaacTATGGAGGCAGAGGACGGTTCCGAACGACTGCTACGTTACTGGCAGGAAGTGGCGAGAGGCCACCAAGTCGAAGTTTCTCCAggtaaaaatccacaaaaactGCGGCTTACACAGCTTACTCTGACTAATAAATGGTTTTAAGTGGCCTCACCTCTCCAGtaccctttatttttttaagtataaacTTTAATTTGGGTGTCAGATAAGTTAAAAAGGCCAGGAtgaactttggaaaacaaacgGTCTCAGGTCTTTCCACAGCGCAGTGACCTAGTTTCCTGACAAACCAGTTCCAGACAGGACAGTCCCAGCGCTTCAGGCGACCATGTGTCTCAGATACATAGTTTTAACTACTGAATGCAATAATTACACTCGGGATTATTATTAACCGGTTTTCTTCACGCAAAGAGTTAGTGTGGCTAAAAAGAGACATTTGTAGAATAGCTTTCCAAAGTTTTGAGTCACAAATCAGCAAAGTAAACAAGAAATTGTAATGGAAAATTACTATTTATGCTATACATTTTACAACAAACTAGGCTTGGGTTGAAATTCTCACAATATAGCAGCATGgtatttacacacaaacatataaaaatatgtatttttgtataaaaattgATCAAATCAAAGATCTGAATAAcatgttaattattttgtttttagtgtgCAATGGAGTTATTGCAGCCAGATGATCGGCATTGTGCAGCAATAGGTGTGGGAGGGAAGGACAGGGCGGATGACACTTCTGTCTCTGTCCTCATTAAATGCACATTTAGGAgacaagaattttttttgtagttttgaaacCGTAACTTTTTGAAACCCTGGTGCAGCTTCGATACCAGTCCATGTTTACGACTAATCAGTATTACAATTTGATAAAAACTATATAATGCTGTGCTTATACACACATTTCATACTAACCCTTCTTCTGTTTGGTGTTATTTAATAAACTAATTCATACCTGTGTACTTAAACTATTgcatagtttgtttttcataaaagtaaaTTGTGCTCACATATAACATCAGTTGATTTTTGATATTCAAGTACTTGGAAAACATTGAgttaaagataattttgttgatttaaaactatTCTGATCATCTTCTgttaattaaacaattaaaacttGCAGTgcaattaaacataaaaagccaaattgttctagtctggaaaataaagtaaatgtagGCAGCCCTGAgtgtgatatatcttcaaacttgatttctttttgtatgggaacaaataaaaaaaggagaagataATGGTATAAACTTATATTTATGCTATATTAactagaagaaaataaaaccaaaagcaaTATATAAACTGACTTGATAGCATAACCAACCTACAGAATCATGCATCTCTTCTTTTTCCCTGATTTAAACTTGTGGGATtgagttgtaaaaaaaaaattactgaaataaaaaaaaacaattcttattttaatgtattcacTTTTCTAGAAGTCCACAAACACGAGAGGTAAATGAAATATAATGTGATGCAGTTGGAGATTTTGCGGTTATctcacaaatatttaattttccattcTGTCAAATGTATACCTAAACTTTTCTAAATTCcctttaatttaatgttttgtttagtgatTTTATGAGACAGACGTTTGCATTGTGAAGCCAAGAAATAACAATAGTCTTAAACTGCTAATCACTAATTAGACATGCTGAATGAAACAATGTACCTATTGAAACTTGCTAgactttatcattttaattccTGCTTTCATTATAAAACACTGtttctaaaacaaaagtttgcTTTGTGtacatcaaataaaattaagccTTTGCAGTTTGGCTTAGTGTTGGTCTGTAAGTGAATGTTTAGGAGTTACAGACGAAATGTTTCAGAGACTCCAACCTAAATTTAAATGGGAGTTTTATATGTCTTGTTTACCATTATCTCACTTTACAAATGGAGACATTCTGGCAGGCATATTTCCAAGTAAAACAAGGATTTTCCCAGAATGTTTGTAACGGATTCATTGGTTGAAAAAAGACAGGAATTGGCactattttagtttttccaccATAACGAAAATATGTCTTAGCTCTGTTGGCACAATAGCACAGAACAAACATCATGGTTGTAAAAAATTTTATGTGgctgtcagtttatttttctcaaagtaGCTTGTTGTATTTTTGAACTAGTGGCCAGAATCATGATAAAATTAAGGTCACTATAGGGCAGGAAGACTAATGTGTGGGATTGATATTGAGGGCTAAACCACTGACTGACCGCAATTCTTCCATGTATGTAATTagtaattaacattttaatatttttaattttcatctgCCAACAGCAGCTTTTGCAACTGATCATTAAAGCACTGGAAACTATTTATTCAACAATTATCTATTGCAAAAATAATCGTCCAACTCTAAGATTTGCTTTGACCTGATGTTTCCTCTCATAACTAAAGTTGTAATTCAACAACTTCTCTAATAAATTTGTGGGTGTagtcctgttgttttttttttgggtaaCTTCCTGTTTACTGGTACAGCTTACAGCTGCTTTATAGCAACAGAAATTCAGAAAGAGGAGGCTGCCTTCAAAAGGCAGTCAgttctttggtgtttttttaaggaaaagaGTTAGATCTCcctgaaaaattaacatttatagACGTttgatttcaaattttaaagCAAGCTGCAATACAGAAAAATCTCTCTATTCGATGCAGTTATTTGACCAACTTTTGGCTGCTGTTAAACATTTACAGATTCTAAAATTGCAGTTGTCACAATTTCCTTCTTTAGCCACCAGTGTTGGGTGCATATACACAACATAGTGTAGAAGtagaacattaaaaatcaaacagctgATTTCAGGTGTCTTTACAAGTTTAAAAGCAAACCTTAGCTCTGGTCCGTTAGTCTTTCCATCGCTAACATGCCGGgtctttataaaaaatatatacatttatgtgATATTGTGTAAAAAGTAATATTGTTCACACAGGATCggtttcagaaatgttttcatccgCATAAGCCAGGACAAATCCACCTCTaagtgttgttttaaacatgaaagGAAGTAGGTGGATAGATTGCCACATTATTTGTAGCAGTCTAGATGtacacatgcaaacattttctcaaatctccactttggtCTGAGTTTTTGTAACCATTTTTAGTGATATTAAACCGAGTTTCTGTGTGGATAAAAGGCCaaagtgcataaaaatgtattcgTTGTATTAATCTGTGTGTGGACTGGGCCTGAAGCTTTACCACAAACATGGCGCCCACTCTTGCTTTATTAACCTATCTGTAAATGCAGTTAGTGAGCCCACTGGGTCTCAGTAGAAGGGTCTGCAACATAATTCTCCCTTTACCCTCACACCTTCATCATCAACCGAGAACAAAACCCGAGTTAGGGATTTTCTAACTCAGAGAGGATCAGTGTCATAAAAGTTGATGATGACAGAGTTAACACCGtccaaataaatgttaaaatgcagCCGGTAGTTTCCCATGAGAGTGAATTCTGATACTGTATCGCACTGACATGACCACAGTGCTCCAaaccaaacagaacaaaaaaacaaatagatttcTGCAGCAATgcattatcgtttatcgcaataacatCTGGGACATTTCATCTTCCGGtaaaatttattattgtgaCAAGGCCTAGTAAAATCTACaattaaataaagtatatttcAGTTTGTGGTCGGAGGatggaaaaatgtggaaaagtacaAGCAGTATGAATACTTAACCagataaaactatattttaaaatggacaCACATCGGTTCTCAGTTGATGACTCTCTATAGCAGCTTAGTTTGCTGTTGAATCATTGATTCTCTAAACACGACGGGTCACTTTGACCCAGATGCCCTTCACGGCATTGACCGACAAAACCCGATTAAActatgactgaaaaaaaaggaGGCAAGTTTAAACTCCTGTGGCTGAATTTAAGTTGGTTCAGTTAGAATCGGACGCTGACTTGTGCTGCTAATGCCTGTGTGTTCCTGTTCCTGGCATTGGGCCGGGTCGGCTCGAATGAATGTTACTCCCAGCAGCGTCCAGGCATACGCTCGGCCCTACTGGCAGAACCTCACTCAAAACGCAAACACTACCAGCCAAGAAGCTGCAGGGGGCGAAGGCATTGCACGCAGATTAGAAACAGGAGGACCACATGTGCTGCGCTGgatgcaaaaaatacaaaactgagAATTAGTTCATggattaaactgaatttaattgacCAGGTTTGAATGCTTTATATAGGCCTTAAAATTGatcaatttctgttttgtctgctCAACAGAAATGGCCGAACCAATTCAGCAGCTAAGTAGCGACAACCAAGGACGTAGTCAAAGAGAGCACATCCCATTCACCCTCCTACTGCGAAAAGAGAAGGTAtccatctttttttaatcttccttAATTATGTAACCTGGTCTTTTTATGCTGTTATTCTAGTAATTATATTGGTGACCCAGTTTGAAGTACCTAAAGTATATTAGGTACAGCGTAATAGGAACAGGACCTAGAAAATTAAGGTTCAATCTTTGTACACGTTTGAGGATTTTACTTGCAAGTGCCAGGGCTGGCCCAAGGCTTTTTGTGACCCTGAGCAGATGTTCACTTGGGGGCCCTCCATACCAACATCTCAACACCAGATGCTTTATTGTTCCTAAGCTACTATAAAGCTAATATAATTAGCATACTACTTTTGTTGTTGTGGCTATTGATTTTAAcgttacaaaagtaaaaaactaaacaattaattatttggattttaaaattaagtgTGTCATATTATTTTATGACACATTTGAACATAACATAACATCAGCAGACATACACTGAATTTATAGTAAAAAGTtaagtttgaaattttttttcccaaatgtggcactataactataaaaataatagaGCTTTTCCAGGTGTAATGtcatttagtttgtattattaaatgttattaaaaaatgatCATGCTAGCTTTTTTCTTATCATTATCgtgataaataaatttattgttgtcataatAAATTCCAATTACTGATGGAATTATAAATTgtactgtttgttcaatgagagcatcaataaatttgataataagattaaatgcagttactgtgtgcagcttaGTGATGCAAATCCCACTTATTTATGTGACTGCAGTcgtaaaagaaatgtattacaaatgggaatgtttttcaagtagtatttttgtttgttatacTGAAAAGAGGAGTAATATTGTCACTTGTATCATTACCAAATACCacaaatatattgataaaactttAACTCCATATTGCCCACCCCTATTTACATGCAACTCAATGTAGCTATTAAAGtaataatgtaaagaaaatatgaattttactGGAATTGTAGTTTAACTataataaagcaaatattttaaattttcgtttattttatttcatattcataACATGCACACATTTATACCCAGGACATAAAAATGCTCCGCCCCAGTCATGTGCAGACATTTTGAGTCACCCAAGCTCTTTAAACTCCTTAGGGAagtctataaataaaaaagggcTAATTGGTTTAACTTGAATTAATTAGTTCATTAGAACTTGGCTGGAGACTCCGGTTGAACAAAGGCCAAGCGTGGCAAACTATTAGAGAGTTTTTTAAAACCGTCGTAATGTGGCAGCAACAAATCCTGGGTTAGTCAAACAGCCAATTAGTTTCAAGACAAAGTGAATTTATGTGAACTAAAATGAAGCAATACACAGATGCATCCCAATAACTaagaataacataaaaaagttgtgtatttctgaaataaaaagcttttatttctgctaattttactatatgtattaaaaaactcattaaataggagatttttaaaataaataaatgtaataaaaccatAGAAAAGACTTCTACTTTGACAAATATCCAGCCAACAGCTGATGGTACACTCGAACCGTATCCAAGTATTTTAACgggaagttgagtggaaggaaaaagtgcgGTCCTTAGAAAAAAGTCACACCGACAAATCTAGAAAATGGGCTACACCTATAGAGATAGCATCAAGAGTGTTTTACTTAGGCTTGAGCAAATGACCAAGAGtaaacttttgaaaatatttcttactGTGTGAATCTGAGTTTAactttttgatgatattctaatttactgagatgcagCTGCACATTAAGGCAGTAACCGAGTGCACATAAATTCTCTAAGTAAAGAACTATAtcaataataacaaataaaacattaaaattttttgcacatttttttacgtttaattttatttgtaaaatatttgcttggatcctacatttctgctttttccttCTCAGTGTGGGGAGCAGCTCTATGAGAAACGGCACTATGAAAAGGGCCACTGGGCTTGCATAACTATGCATGAGGACACATACGAACAGAGCATCTGCTACGGTTTCATGAAAATAATGAGATACATTTGTCAGCAGAACTCCTTAGGTGAGTCCAAAAGCAACACTGCATCTGACTTGGAAAGGATTTTCCATTATTTATTGTGATGCACAAGATGACTGATATGACAGTATTTAACTTTCTAATAACCAATCAGAGTGGATCATGGAAATAAAAGCGCCTTGTTCCAATGTCTGTCTGATTTAGGAGACTACCTTGGTATGACGTTGCCCATCGTGACAATAGTGCGGACAGATGAGAACCACTCAGTGATCTCCCAGGATGTCACTGTGGCGTACTACCTTCCTATTGAGCATCAGGCCCAGCCGCCACAACCGTACGATAACGAGATCGTCATCGAAGTCTGGCCAGCCGCTACCGTATACACAAGGTTAGTAGAGAATAGGagctgcaggtttcagcaaaTCAAATTCAAGACcttttaagaccttttttaaTGCCATCTGCAATTAAATTTAAGGCTGAAAAACTATCTGTAGTGGATGCATATGGTTAAAAGTaggcaacagaagtgagcaattggcaaaaacaaataaatttgtgCTTATGGTTTGCAACAATTGCTTGCCCTCTTCCAGCTAACCGCCCAATGACATTATGCATGTGAAATTGTTCGCTCGTACACATAGCTGGGCTATCAATGCGACACAAGAcagttgaaaaatgttaaactttcgTCACCATAACATGCCGTGTGTTGGGTTTCTCCCCGAGTGGCGGTAATTTTTGTCTGTCGCCATGATTCGTCGCTCCATGGTATTAATTTGGGTTTGTTATATGTTCCTGCTAGCTGGTAAACTGAGTAGAATATCTTGGTATCTTGATATTACTACAATAACTATTGTTGCAGTAGCTACTGCTAAGTAAGCTAGTTACCAATACATTGGTTGCTAGAATATAATCTAGCTTGCTAGCCAGACTAGCAGGTAATATCCTAAATTTGCAGCTACCGGTAACTAGGAAGAAAAAAGTTCTTGCTAGTTACCGGTAGTCTAAACATCCTCTAAACACAGAATGCCGTGAAGATGGTGACACATGACTCAAACTTTTGTAATGCTGCAACTTTTAGTGATCGATTAATCTATCAATtcttctgacgattaatcgattgatCCGATAAAAATTAGatcaaatattgtgtttttatttaaccacttaatcttattttatacaatattaaaaaatgcaaataagcaactcaatttcttttctaaaataagaaaataaacatttttctcattgcAACAATAACCTTCCTAAagtgaatttgaaccagattAGCCAAAACTGCCACTAGAGGAGATGTggggaaaatatatttacagggaaaaaaagtttttcaccTTGAATATAAACTTTTGTACTTATCTGGCTTAATCACGTCTTATTATCTCAGCCAagaggcttttttttgtttgtttatcaattaatcgattactaatttagttgactattattacaataattgattaatcgtttcagacATAAACTTTCGCCTGACAGCAAAGAGTGAGATTAAACAGTCCTGTCTCAACAAAATGTGAGATTCATGATTACGGTATTTAAGGTCAacttatgttattttattaaatttaagacccttttaaggccttaatttccAATACATgaatgtaagactttttaaggatgtgcggacagcctgaaaataaaaataaaaccctgagATGTTTTCTTTGTCCGTCCACCAGGGCGTTTACTGGTCCCACCAACGAAGTTACCATCATCAACCAGATCAACACCATGGCGGAGCTGCTGGACTCCCCTGCCGTGTGCGTCAACGACTCGTTCATCGTGGCCGGCTACACCAACCCGGCTCACAGCAACCGTCAGAATGAAATCTGGTTCCTGGAGCGACGCTGACCGGACAGAACCATCCTACCTGTGAACCTCAAGCCTCATGAACTCTTGACACTGCCACAGCTAGCTCAGCTACAGCCTCAGGTTCCAGACCGTTTTAAGCCACCATCCTTCCCCTGAAACAACCACCAGCCTAGCATACTTCAAAACCGACAGGTTTTGagttaaaaactacaaaaaagaagaaaaaaatctttcccTTTCCTTCGTTTTAGATCGACCTTTATTTCACCTGATCTTAACCACTGCCATACACCTATTAACACAAACCAATGCTAAACGAAGCAGTTTGTTCTCCTTCTAGCTGGATGCGCCCTCTTTGGTAAAGTGCGATAGTTTCATCTGTTAGCGCTTTGTGATCCACTGAGGTTAGGTCAGTCAATGCACAGGAAGCAGCTCCCAGTGGACGCACAGTTTGTTGTGTAGCCATAATCATGTTCAGTCATGTTGAGGACGCTGCTGTTCctctggaataaaataaaacacgtCTTACAGGTGAACGGGATGCTGACCACACTGCATACTTTCCCTCAGCAGTAAGTGCAATATTTCTTAGATGACTTAAAAGCAACA
It encodes the following:
- the LOC102218783 gene encoding heme-binding protein 1-like; this translates as MDRGGCQMSGGGGGGGGNGAIDQHGMITLEDLESFSEEQLSDSGNGSLEEEGETMEAEDGSERLLRYWQEVARGHQVEVSPEMAEPIQQLSSDNQGRSQREHIPFTLLLRKEKCGEQLYEKRHYEKGHWACITMHEDTYEQSICYGFMKIMRYICQQNSLGDYLGMTLPIVTIVRTDENHSVISQDVTVAYYLPIEHQAQPPQPYDNEIVIEVWPAATVYTRAFTGPTNEVTIINQINTMAELLDSPAVCVNDSFIVAGYTNPAHSNRQNEIWFLERR